One genomic region from Pongo abelii isolate AG06213 chromosome 4, NHGRI_mPonAbe1-v2.0_pri, whole genome shotgun sequence encodes:
- the NSA2 gene encoding ribosome biogenesis protein NSA2 homolog, whose protein sequence is MPQNEYIELHRKRYGYRLDYHEKKRKKESREAHERSKKAKKMIGLKAKLYHKQRHAEKIQMKKTIKMHEKRNTKQKNDEKTPQGAVPAYLLDREGQSRAKVLSNMIKQKRKEKAGKWEVPLPKVRAQGETEVLKVIRTGKRKKKAWKRMVTKVCFVGDGFTRKPPKYERFIRPMGLRFKKAHVTHPELKATFCLPILGVKKNPSSPLYTTLGVITKGTVIEVNVSELGLVTQGGKVIWGKYAQVTNNPENDGCINAVLLV, encoded by the exons ATG CCACAGAACGAATATATTGAATTACACCGTAAACGCTATGGATACCGTCTGGATTAccatgagaaaaagagaaagaaggaaagtcgAGAGGCTCATGAACGTTcaaagaaggcaaagaaaatgatTGGTCTGAAGGCTAAGCTTTACCATAAACAGCGTCATGCtgagaaaatacaaatgaaaaagac TATCAAGATGCACGAAAAGAGAAACACCAAACAAAAGAATGATGAAAAGACTCCACAGGGAGCAGTACCTGCCTATCTGCTGGACAGAGAGGGACAATCTCGAGCTAAAGTACTTTCCAATATGATTAAACAGAAACGAAAAGAGAAGGCG GGAAAATGGGAAGTCCCTCTGCCTAAAGTACGTGCCCAGGGAGAAACAGAAGTATTAAAAGTTATTcgaacaggaaaaagaaagaagaaggcatGGAAGAGGATGGTTACTAAAGTGTGCTTTGTTGGAGATGGCTTTACAAGAAAACCACCTAAATATGAAAGATTCATCAGGCCAATG GGCTTGCGTTTCAAGAAAGCCCACGTAACACATCCTGAACTGAAAGCCACCTTTTGCCTACCAATACTTGGTGTAAAGAAGAATCCCTCATCCCCACTGTATACAACTTTGGGTGTTATTACCAAAGGTACTGTCATTGAAGTAAATGTGAGCGAATTGGGCCTTGTGACGCAAGGAGGCAAAGTTATTTGGG GAAAATATGCTCAGGTTACCAACAATCCTGAAAATGATGGATGTATAAATGCAGTCTTACTGGTTTGA